From a region of the Triticum aestivum cultivar Chinese Spring chromosome 7D, IWGSC CS RefSeq v2.1, whole genome shotgun sequence genome:
- the LOC123168835 gene encoding uncharacterized protein codes for MFDGLINSKFYNRCKHAFKCIRTRLVVIRRKKQAMIGFLKKDVADLLANGLDIHAFGRMDALIMELNHASCYDMVEQYCDFLGKQLNSLQKQRDCPQEAMEAVSTLIFATARFPDLPELCDLRHIFTERYGGSLEPFVSLEFIRKLESELFTNEEKFQVMQSIAEESSVGFDMRALEIKLWAARESEDDLLEKDSMKKDEPAVPLPIKQKEDGRLNDNTGRKNSDKSYGKEQLEKSVSPLDLKRENTQKDDNTRRRHADKADGKEHLEKSVSPLQTEREEAQKRVQKLKKKDVRPSEKELMEAVELDINGLPKQGSGSVKFPETESNRIVPPIVKPKETKKERGVEKENNRGLGYHHRSPIPGRPDYTRIHANLGCKALGLQNQGPTSPNPSSGKTTNRPPPTSNPNGAKGRNCDEKEEGNSCLRDRPQHLEDLGHTVQNGQRAPHRVANVQPPYVKPKLGMQPVNDDPAKPIDRNCNMSERTDRLADKGVLRPVSVRRRPAAPSYDEAPNGEKATSQKANCHRTQPSKHKGANEDYDRKGNGVGNGRNVERTPSGRPSHPGMRNGVLYDDDYDGPMQRPKAGEDETDIDFGNMLPRTANGHHRLNSRNIDAHGRDPDEEERMMDKLLMHYSKKGSGTDETQTATVETSRTANYHGAQTQCQQNGSLNTTGRAVSLPHESISPGEAAKVPARSTSLRSDCPGVVRVHPKMPDFEELAARVMALRNA; via the exons atgTTCGACGGCCTCATCAACTCCAAGTTCTACAACCGATG CAAGCACGCCTTCAAATGCATCCGGACGCGGCTAGTCGTCATACGGCGGAAGAAGCAGGCCATGATCGGCTTCCTCAAGAAGGACGTCGCCGACCTCCTCGCCAACGGCCTCGACATCCATGCCTTCGGACGG ATGGATGCGCTGATAATGGAGTTGAACCATGCTTCGTGCTATGACATGGTTGAACAGTACTGCGATTTCCTTGGAAAACAACTCAACAGCCTGCAGAAACAGAG GGATTGCCCCCAGGAAGCCATGGAGGCTGTGTCAACTCTAATTTTTGCTACTGCtcggttcccagacttgcctgaaCTGTGCGACTTAAGGCATATATTCACAGAAAGATATGGTGGTTCTCTTGAACCTTTTGTTAGCCTGGAG TTTATCCGGAAACTTGAGTCTGAATTATTTACAAATGAGGAAAAGTTTCAAGTAATGCAAAGTATTGCTGAAGAATCCTCAGTTGGTTTTGACATGAGGGCATTGGAAATCAAGTTATGGGCTGCACGGGAGTCTGAAGAT GATCTTCTCGAAAAGGATTCAATGAAAAAGGATGAACCGGCAGTGCCTTTGCCCATCAAGCAGAAGGAGGATGGTCGGTTAAATGATAATACTGGAAGGAAGAATTCTGATAAATCTTATGGTAAGGAACAATTGGAGAAATCAGTTTCTCCTTTGGACTTGAAAAGAGAGAACACTCAAAAAGATGATAATACCAGAAGGCGGCATGCTGACAAAGCTGATGGTAAGGAACATTTGGAGAAATCAGTATCTCCTCTGCAAACGGAAAGAGAGGAAGCTCAAAAGCGAGTTCAGAAACTGAAGAAAAAAGATGTCCGCCCTTCCGAGAAGGAACTGATGGAAGCTGTGGAGCTAGATATCAATGGCCTACCGAAACAAGGATCTGGTTCGGTGAAATTTCCTGAGACAGAAAGCAACAGAATAGTTCCACCAATTGTGAagccaaaagaaacaaagaaagaacGTGGTGTCGAAAAAGAGAATAACAGGGGGCTTGGCTATCACCACCGATCACCCATACCTGGCCGTCCTGATTATACCAGAATACATGCAAATTTAGGGTGCAAAGCTCTTGGCCTGCAGAATCAAGGACCTACTTCACCGAATCCTTCAAGTGGTAAAACTACAAACAGGCCCCCTCCTACTTCCAATCCGAATGGAGCGAAGGGAAGGAATTGTGATGAAAAAGAAGAGGGCAACAGTTGCTTGCGTGACAGACCACAGCACTTGGAAGATCTCGGACACACTGTGCAAAATGGACAGCGAGCGCCACACAGGGTGGCTAATGTGCAGCCTCCTTATGTCAAACCTAAACTTGGCATGCAGCCTGTGAACGATGATCCTGCAAAACCAATTGACAGGAACTGCAATATGAGTGAAAGGACAGATCGCTTGGCTGACAAAGGTGTGCTTCGGCCTGTTTCTGTCAGAAGGAGGCCAGCAGCACCTTCTTATGATGAGGCACCTAACGGTGAAAAGGCCACAAGCCAAAAGGCTAACTGTCACAGAACACAACCAAGTAAGCACAAGGGTGCTAACGAGGACTATGaccggaagggcaatggtgttggtAATGGCAGGAATGTTGAGAGAACTCCTAGTGGTCGACCAAGTCACCCAGGCATGAGAAACGGAGTTCTGTATGACGATGACTACGATGGACCCATGCAGCGGCCTAAAGCAGGCGAAGATGAGACTGACATTGATTTTGGTAATATGTTGCCTCGGACTGCAAATGGCCATCATCGACTCAATAGCAGGAACATTGATGCGCACGGCAGAGATCCCGATgaggaggagaggatgatggaCAAACTCCTGATGCATTATAGCAAGAAAGGTTCAGGTACCGATGAAACCCAAACAGCAACAGTAGAAACCAGCAGAACTGCAAACTATCATGGAGCCCAAACGCAATGTCAGCAAAACGGTTCTTTGAACACTACAGGAAGAGCGGTCTCGCTACCGCATGAATCCATCAGCCCGGGTGAAGCTGCCAAGGTTCCTGCTCGGTCCACCTCACTGAGGTCAGACTGTCCTGGGGTGGTGCGCGTGCACCCAAAGATGCCGGACTTTGAGGAACTGGCTGCCCGCGTCATGGCTCTGAGGAATGCTTGA
- the LOC123167918 gene encoding ras-related protein RHN1: protein MMAPTPSSVIQAKLVLLGDLGAGKTSIVVRFAKGLYYECQESTIGAAFFSQALPVSGAGGGEDATVRFDIWDTAGQERYHSLAPMYYRGAAAAVVVYDITSTDSYIRAKRWVDELQRQGNPHLVMALVGNKVDLEKRRKVGTQEALEYAERNGLFFLETSAKTAQNVGELFYELAERLVKVRPNHPAGMVLHNDGQRGVRGRWFCCSG from the exons ATGATGGCTCCGACTCCGAGCAGCGTCATCCAGGCCAAGCTG GTGCTCCTGGGGGACCTGGGCGCCGGGAAGACCAGCATCGTGGTCCGGTTCGCCAAGGGGCTCTACTACGAGTGCCAGGAGTCCACCATCGGGGCGGCCTTCTTCTCGCAGGCGCTGCCCGTGAGCGGCGCCGGGGGAGGTGAGGACGCCACCGTCAGGTTCGACATCTGGGACACCGCCGGGCAGGAGCGCTACCACAGCCTCGCCCCCATGTACTACCgcggggccgccgccgccgtcgtcgtctacGACATCACTAGCACG GATTCGTACATCCGAGCGAAGAGGTGGGTCGACGAGCTTCAGAGACAAG GGAACCCTCATTTGGTGATGGCGTTAGTGGGCAACAAGGTCGATCTGGAAAAAAGGAGGAAGGTTGGCACACAG GAGGCGCTGGAGTACGCGGAGCGGAACGGCCTCTTCTTCCTGGAGACGTCGGCCAAGACTGCGCAGAACGTCGGCGAGCTCTTCTACGAGCTAG CCGAGAGACTGGTGAAGGTGCGGCCGAACCATCCAGCCGGGATGGTCCTGCACAACGACGGCCAGCGCGGCGTCAGAGGGCGGTGGTTCTGCTGCTCCGGGTGA